The Verrucomicrobiota bacterium genome window below encodes:
- a CDS encoding VWA domain-containing protein yields the protein MNSAFEFQYPWLLGLLVLLPIYAVLLGRNGHLSALRFPSVELIRTVSRPARSGPGRLRIFLRLLASALVIITLAGPRAAHEQTENQSSGVDIMLLLDVSWSMMALDMGQPAEHVTRFDVARSVLRDFIERRQGDRIGLIIFSALPYSVSPLTLDHEWLVQNLERIHIGSIQDLGTGIGDATAAAVKRMAGIKNSKSRIIILLTDGDNNTGEINPVPAADLAAALGVKIYTIGIGQEAACPLPAFEPTTGKLRLGPQGEILPTITLRPANYQVLDQMARITRGRKYRATNRAELTGIYNEIDRLEKTEVKLRRYTRHTTLFQWPLLTAMATLSLELFLAATWLRRVP from the coding sequence ATGAACAGCGCCTTTGAGTTTCAATATCCGTGGTTGTTGGGACTGCTGGTGTTGCTGCCGATCTATGCAGTATTGCTTGGTCGCAATGGGCATCTATCCGCATTGCGCTTTCCCAGTGTTGAACTAATCCGGACAGTCAGCCGTCCGGCCCGGTCTGGTCCAGGCCGATTGCGGATCTTTCTCCGACTGCTGGCTTCCGCCTTGGTCATCATAACCCTGGCTGGTCCACGCGCGGCCCACGAGCAGACCGAAAATCAATCCAGCGGCGTCGATATCATGCTGTTGCTCGATGTGTCGTGGTCCATGATGGCGCTGGACATGGGACAGCCTGCGGAGCATGTCACCCGTTTCGACGTTGCCCGATCGGTGTTGCGGGATTTTATCGAGCGTCGCCAGGGCGATCGTATAGGGCTTATCATCTTCTCCGCGTTGCCTTACTCGGTCAGCCCGCTCACTCTGGATCATGAATGGTTGGTGCAGAATCTCGAGCGCATCCATATCGGATCCATTCAAGATCTGGGCACTGGCATTGGCGACGCCACAGCAGCGGCGGTCAAGCGGATGGCGGGAATCAAGAATAGCAAAAGCCGGATCATCATCCTGTTGACCGACGGGGACAACAACACCGGCGAGATCAATCCGGTCCCGGCCGCCGATCTGGCGGCGGCGCTGGGAGTGAAGATTTATACGATCGGAATTGGCCAGGAAGCGGCGTGCCCCTTGCCGGCATTTGAGCCCACGACCGGTAAATTGCGGCTTGGTCCGCAAGGTGAGATCCTCCCCACCATCACGCTGCGGCCAGCCAACTACCAGGTGCTCGACCAAATGGCCCGCATTACGCGAGGGCGGAAGTACCGCGCGACCAACCGCGCTGAACTAACTGGCATCTACAACGAAATTGACCGACTGGAAAAAACGGAAGTGAAGCTGCGCCGTTACACGCGCCATACCACGTTGTTCCAATGGCCACTGTTAACGGCCATGGCGACGCTGTCCTTGGAGCTATTCCTGGCAGCCACCTGGCTGCGACGCGTTCCATGA
- a CDS encoding DUF58 domain-containing protein: MNDALPINELIQTVHQVEVAVNRLANDTMVGAYLSSFKGRGMDFEDLRDYAPGDDVRHIDWNVTHRLGRPFVKRYREEREFSLILLVDVSASGEFGSANRSKRRLATEVAGTLAFAAARCGDKVGLLLFTNEVELFLPPAKGRSHLLRVLREMLFFQPAHRGTNPTGALRAMLHWLTHRSMAILVSDCLCPLDHELTQALGQANARHDLVCLHLYDPCEIALPEVGIARFEDAETGEILEVNLARTDIREQYANSNSQRLAALDLALQREGVDTLRLATDRPFATMLQHFFEHRRWRRA, encoded by the coding sequence ATGAATGATGCGCTCCCCATCAACGAACTCATTCAGACCGTGCATCAGGTGGAGGTCGCGGTCAATCGCTTGGCGAATGACACCATGGTGGGCGCGTATCTAAGTTCGTTCAAAGGGCGGGGCATGGATTTTGAGGATTTGCGGGATTATGCACCCGGCGACGATGTACGCCACATTGATTGGAATGTCACACATCGGCTCGGACGACCTTTTGTGAAGCGATATCGCGAGGAGCGGGAATTCAGCCTGATCCTGCTCGTGGACGTGTCTGCTTCCGGAGAATTTGGGTCCGCCAACCGCAGCAAACGTCGGCTGGCGACCGAGGTGGCCGGAACGCTGGCGTTTGCTGCGGCGCGCTGCGGTGACAAGGTTGGGTTGCTGCTGTTCACGAATGAGGTGGAATTATTTCTCCCGCCGGCCAAGGGACGGAGTCACCTGTTGCGCGTGCTGCGGGAGATGCTCTTTTTTCAGCCAGCGCATCGCGGAACGAATCCCACCGGGGCCCTGCGGGCGATGCTTCACTGGCTCACGCATCGCTCGATGGCCATTCTGGTCAGTGACTGCCTTTGTCCGCTGGATCACGAACTAACCCAAGCGCTGGGGCAGGCCAACGCACGCCATGATCTGGTGTGTCTGCACCTGTATGACCCGTGTGAAATAGCGCTGCCAGAGGTGGGGATCGCCCGTTTTGAGGATGCAGAAACCGGGGAGATACTGGAGGTCAACCTGGCACGCACCGACATCCGTGAGCAGTACGCGAACTCCAATTCGCAGCGCCTCGCGGCCCTTGATCTCGCTCTGCAGCGGGAGGGAGTGGACACGCTTCGGCTCGCAACCGACCGGCCATTTGCGACCATGTTGCAGCATTTTTTTGAACACCGCCGCTGGCGCCGGGCCTGA
- a CDS encoding MoxR family ATPase — MVEASALLNRLRAEIACAIVGQQHLVDRLLVGLIANGHILLEGVPGLAKTLAARTLAAAIHAEFSRIQFTPDLLPADIIGTLIYNPEERKYSATPGPVFANLVLADEINRAPAKVQSALLEAMQERQVTLGGKTLPLPDPFLVLATENPIDQEGTYPLPEAQVDRFMLKVVISYPTFEEERRILDTMAFTKATIKARPVVTLDEILRVRDLVDAIQVHDEVRNYIVKVVFATRNPADYKLDLKHLIQFGASPRATIALTLAAKAWALLQGRGYVIPQDVKTIGPDVLRHRVILSYEADSRGMTSDAIIKTLFNTIPVP; from the coding sequence TTGGTTGAAGCCTCAGCGTTGCTGAACCGGTTGCGCGCTGAGATTGCGTGCGCAATCGTGGGCCAGCAACATCTCGTTGATCGGCTCTTGGTGGGCTTGATCGCCAACGGCCACATCCTGTTAGAGGGCGTGCCTGGCCTGGCCAAAACACTAGCGGCGCGCACGCTTGCCGCAGCCATCCACGCGGAGTTCAGCCGCATACAGTTCACCCCCGACCTGCTGCCAGCGGATATCATTGGCACGCTGATTTACAACCCTGAGGAACGCAAATACAGTGCCACGCCGGGCCCCGTGTTTGCCAATCTGGTGCTGGCGGACGAGATCAACCGCGCGCCCGCTAAAGTGCAATCCGCCCTGCTGGAGGCCATGCAAGAACGGCAGGTGACGCTCGGGGGAAAGACCTTGCCGCTGCCGGATCCATTTCTCGTGCTGGCCACGGAGAATCCGATTGATCAGGAAGGCACGTATCCGTTGCCGGAAGCGCAGGTGGATCGGTTCATGTTAAAAGTGGTCATCAGTTATCCCACGTTTGAGGAAGAGCGGCGGATTCTCGATACAATGGCCTTCACGAAGGCAACCATAAAAGCGCGCCCCGTGGTGACGTTGGACGAAATCCTTCGCGTGCGCGATTTGGTGGATGCGATCCAGGTGCATGACGAGGTGCGCAATTACATCGTGAAGGTGGTGTTCGCCACGCGTAACCCGGCTGACTACAAGCTCGATCTCAAGCATCTGATTCAGTTTGGCGCGTCACCGCGCGCCACCATCGCCTTGACGCTGGCGGCCAAGGCTTGGGCGCTGCTGCAAGGTCGTGGCTATGTGATACCACAGGATGTGAAGACGATTGGGCCTGACGTGCTGCGACATCGCGTCATCCTGTCCTATGAAGCGGATTCACGGGGAATGACCAGCGATGCCATTATCAAAACCCTCTTCAACACAATTCCGGTACCATGA
- a CDS encoding Ig-like domain-containing protein has protein sequence MRGTAATNAVFGTGGQPYKLTKVGPNFVSLVYAQVDPALGDIEVKEGGLGFEVTTSSLGNPTNTLTIYSNAYVQFWQNTLPLDKRVLLADGGQIKGGSGTSNYVVGPIVLPSGLGQLGAAAGATLTVSGNISGTGGVKKLLPGIVTLTGTNTYTGTTLISAGTLVVSNAYSISNSPGITLSPGTTFDVSGVINGYSVVTGQTLVGRGTVLGPLAIQPGGQLTIDGASPSTLAVSNALTLAGTTALRLGRIGGVVTNDRIAGVNALTVGGTLNLTLATNSEALQAGDTFQLFQASTFSGAFVNVNLPILGSGTGWNTNSLAANGTLSVVAVVVNHPPVATNVGVVLPQNASVNIAITNLLKAASDPDGDPLSLASVVALSTNGGSVLVQADQIVYTPRAGFTGDDRFSYVISDGQGGTASAEVELFVAARPVPIRHQVAINPAPSGFNVGFAGDPGVTYYVQRATSLSGPWTNVVTIVAPAHGIIQYQDATASSLAAFYRTVKP, from the coding sequence GTGCGTGGCACCGCCGCGACCAATGCCGTGTTTGGCACCGGGGGGCAGCCGTACAAATTGACCAAGGTGGGGCCTAATTTCGTCAGCCTGGTTTATGCGCAAGTGGACCCTGCCTTGGGCGACATTGAAGTAAAGGAAGGCGGTCTTGGGTTTGAAGTGACTACTTCCTCGTTGGGAAATCCCACCAACACGTTGACCATTTACTCCAATGCCTATGTGCAGTTTTGGCAGAACACCCTTCCCTTGGACAAACGCGTGCTATTGGCGGATGGCGGACAAATCAAGGGGGGCAGCGGCACCAGTAATTACGTGGTTGGGCCCATCGTTTTGCCAAGCGGTCTCGGTCAATTGGGAGCGGCAGCGGGAGCGACTCTGACCGTCTCTGGCAATATCAGCGGTACGGGCGGAGTGAAAAAATTGCTGCCCGGCATCGTCACGCTCACTGGCACTAACACCTATACTGGGACCACGCTGATCAGCGCGGGAACGCTGGTGGTGAGTAACGCCTATTCCATCTCCAACAGTCCCGGCATTACACTCTCGCCCGGCACGACGTTCGATGTCTCGGGAGTGATCAATGGCTACAGTGTGGTTACCGGGCAAACCCTGGTGGGCCGGGGCACGGTGCTCGGTCCCCTCGCGATTCAGCCGGGTGGCCAATTGACGATTGACGGTGCCAGTCCCAGCACCCTGGCTGTGAGTAACGCCCTGACCCTAGCCGGGACGACTGCATTGCGCCTTGGCAGAATTGGTGGGGTGGTAACCAATGACCGAATTGCTGGCGTTAATGCGTTGACGGTGGGGGGGACGCTCAATCTCACCCTGGCCACCAATAGTGAGGCGCTGCAAGCAGGCGATACGTTTCAACTTTTCCAGGCGAGCACGTTCAGCGGGGCGTTCGTAAACGTAAATCTTCCAATACTCGGGTCTGGCACCGGTTGGAATACCAACAGCCTGGCCGCTAATGGAACGCTCAGTGTCGTGGCAGTGGTGGTGAATCATCCACCGGTAGCCACCAATGTTGGTGTGGTGCTCCCGCAAAACGCTTCCGTCAACATTGCCATCACCAACCTGCTGAAGGCGGCGAGTGATCCCGATGGTGATCCCTTGAGCCTGGCATCGGTTGTCGCATTGAGCACCAATGGAGGTTCAGTGCTCGTTCAAGCGGACCAGATTGTTTACACACCGCGCGCAGGTTTCACCGGCGATGATCGTTTCAGTTACGTCATCAGTGACGGTCAGGGCGGTACGGCCAGTGCCGAAGTCGAATTATTTGTAGCCGCCCGGCCAGTGCCAATCAGGCATCAGGTGGCGATCAATCCGGCACCCAGCGGATTCAACGTGGGCTTTGCCGGCGATCCTGGCGTCACATACTACGTGCAGCGTGCCACCTCACTGAGCGGTCCCTGGACCAACGTGGTCACCATTGTGGCACCCGCCCACGGCATCATTCAGTATCAGGATGCTACTGCATCCTCTTTGGCAGCATTTTACCGCACGGTCAAACCGTAA